DNA sequence from the Geobacter sp. AOG2 genome:
CTCCTTCGGGCCCAGCGTGGCATTAAAATTCTGGGTTGCATCCGGGGTACGTCCTCTGATCGACACGATCAGCGTCTTAGCGGCGTCGTCTCCGATAAAATTATTGGCCACCTGTACCGAGGACTCCAGCAATCCTCCCGGATTGTAGCGCAGATCGATGATCAAGCCTTTGAGCCTGCCTCCGGAAGCGGCATGGAGATTCTGAAGCGCCTGACTGAATTCATCGCCGGTATGTTCCTGGAACTGGGTAATCCTCACCAGGCCGTACCCAGGCTCAAGTAGCCGTGATTTCAGACTCTTGACCCTGATAATGGCGCGGATCAGCCGAAAGTTCCGGGGCTGAGACGAGTCCCCTCTGAGGATAGTCAACGTGACCGGCGTCCCCTTTTCGCCGCGCATCCGTTTGACGGCAGCCGAAATACTCATCCCCTGAGTGGGAACCCCATCGATTTTGTAGATGTGGTCGTTGGCCTGGATACCGGCCCGGAAGGCAGGCGTGTCCTCGATTGGGGCGATGACCGTTAACCTGCCGTCCTTCATCCCAAGCTCAATCCCGATGCCGCCGAAGCTTCCCGACATCTGAATCTCCATCTCGTGGTAAGGTTCAGGGGGCAGGTAGGCGCTATGTGGGTCGAGGGCTGCCAACATGCCATCCACCATACTCTGGACAAGCTTCTTGGGATCAGGCTTTTCCACGTAACTCGTAACCACCGCAGCGTACGCCTCTTTCAGAAGCGACAGGTAGGCGGCATCAGGATGCCGGTCCCGTGAATGCCAGCGGTCGGCAAAGATCAAGGCCAGGCAGACCACGATGCTTGCCAACAGGAGAGGCAGCAGCAGTTTTGAGCTTTTTTTCATGCCTGCATATCCCGAAAACTTTGATTTTGGCTATTTCTACATCATTCCGTGCCGTTTTCCCACGTTTAATTTACATCCGGGATCTACTTGGTGTATCTTGTTGTCATAAAGCCCAGCTTCGAGGCAAGCGATGACGACACACCAACGAACAGCCAGCAGAGGTTCTGAGATATTCATATGACGCCGGAGGAACTACCATGCAGATCGTAACACTGCTCTATCGCCTGTCCATTACCTTCTGGACCGGCGGGATCACCCTGTTCACCTTCATCCTGACGCCGATTCTCTTCAAGACCCTGTCCCGCGACCATGCCGGCCAGATTGTCGGGATACTTTTCCCGGGATATTTCAGGTGGGGGTTGGTCTGCGGCGTCATCGCCCTGGTGAGCCGACTCATCATGCGCACCAACGTTCTGGTTCCGGCCATCCTGCTGATTGTCATGCTGGCCCTTACCTCGTTTCAGGCATTTTATATCGA
Encoded proteins:
- a CDS encoding S41 family peptidase; translation: MKKSSKLLLPLLLASIVVCLALIFADRWHSRDRHPDAAYLSLLKEAYAAVVTSYVEKPDPKKLVQSMVDGMLAALDPHSAYLPPEPYHEMEIQMSGSFGGIGIELGMKDGRLTVIAPIEDTPAFRAGIQANDHIYKIDGVPTQGMSISAAVKRMRGEKGTPVTLTILRGDSSQPRNFRLIRAIIRVKSLKSRLLEPGYGLVRITQFQEHTGDEFSQALQNLHAASGGRLKGLIIDLRYNPGGLLESSVQVANNFIGDDAAKTLIVSIRGRTPDATQNFNATLGPKEAHYPLVVLINGGSASASEIVAGALQDHKRAIIMGKQSFGKGSVQSIFPLRDQGALKLTTARYYTPSGRSIQAKGITPDIEVGTVWPVASKNTAKGTEIREKDLENRLEPSDEEKGVKERVAAPHGLSSVADTAKDYQLNRALELLRSLDLVRQKGVSAMP
- a CDS encoding DUF4149 domain-containing protein, producing the protein MQIVTLLYRLSITFWTGGITLFTFILTPILFKTLSRDHAGQIVGILFPGYFRWGLVCGVIALVSRLIMRTNVLVPAILLIVMLALTSFQAFYIEPRAAALKQQIPSFDTTPKEHPLRREFSKLHGISASCNLAVVAGGIALVVML